A region from the Triticum aestivum cultivar Chinese Spring chromosome 3D, IWGSC CS RefSeq v2.1, whole genome shotgun sequence genome encodes:
- the LOC123073737 gene encoding putative E3 ubiquitin-protein ligase SINA-like 6 isoform X2, whose translation MEAKRRRGEKSATSEGAIPLECRVGHVICSSCHHKLRKKDNCHVCAITGGYNRCIAFDHILESIKVSCSNSIYGCTVKTHYYQQEEHEKSCPHAPCFCPEPGCGFAGSTTQLQRHLTADHMLSATAFAYGYSFTLHMQEGMRVLHRKEEGGPLFLAKFTLVPPFGNAVSILCIDPHDVTENHRFECDVDFYSRTMGWHQHSNFQIISTNLSNGFPGEEASYTFVVPNISSDPHTTTTRLLIRPPKIACP comes from the exons ATGGAGGcaaagaggaggagaggggagaagTCCGCCACCAGCGAAGGCGCCATCCCTCTAGAG TGTAGGGTCGGGCATGTGATATGTTCATCTTGCCATCACAAGCTCCGGAAGAAGGACAATTGCCATGTGTGCGCCATTACCGGAGGTTACAACCGCTGCATCGCCTTTGACCACATCCTCGAGTCTATTAAGGTCTCTTGCTCCAACTCCATCTATGGGTGCACCGTCAAGACACACTACTATCAGCAAGAGGAGCACGAGAAATCGTGTCCACATGCTCCGTGCTTCTGCCCCGAACCCGGTTGCGGCTTCGCAGGCTCAACCACTCAACTCCAGCGCCATCTCACTGCCGATCACATGTTGTCCGCAACTGCGTTCGCGTATGGATATTCTTTCACCCTTCATATGCAGGAAGGAATGCGTGTTCTTCATAGGAAAGAAGAAGGTGGCCCCCTTTTCCTAGCAAAGTTCACGTTGGTGCCGCCTTTCGGCAATGCTGTCTCCATCTTGTGCATTGATCCTCATGATGTGACGGAGAATCATAGGTTCGAGTGCGATGTTGATTTCTATAGCCGCACCATGGGATGGCACCAACATTCAAATTTCCAGATCATAAGCACAAATCTCTCCAACGGGTTCCCAGGGGAGGAGGCCAGCTATACATTTGTTGTGCCAAATATTTCTTCCGACCCGCacaccaccaccacccgcctccTCATTCGCCCCCCAAAGATAGCCTGTCCCTAA
- the LOC123073737 gene encoding putative E3 ubiquitin-protein ligase SINA-like 6 isoform X1 yields MSIHGIESMEAKRRRGEKSATSEGAIPLEVLDCAFCFDPLTPPVFQCRVGHVICSSCHHKLRKKDNCHVCAITGGYNRCIAFDHILESIKVSCSNSIYGCTVKTHYYQQEEHEKSCPHAPCFCPEPGCGFAGSTTQLQRHLTADHMLSATAFAYGYSFTLHMQEGMRVLHRKEEGGPLFLAKFTLVPPFGNAVSILCIDPHDVTENHRFECDVDFYSRTMGWHQHSNFQIISTNLSNGFPGEEASYTFVVPNISSDPHTTTTRLLIRPPKIACP; encoded by the exons ATGAGCATACATGGGATTGAGAGTATGGAGGcaaagaggaggagaggggagaagTCCGCCACCAGCGAAGGCGCCATCCCTCTAGAGGTGCTGGACTGTGCCTTCTGCTTCGATCCCCTCACGCCTCCCGTCTTTCAg TGTAGGGTCGGGCATGTGATATGTTCATCTTGCCATCACAAGCTCCGGAAGAAGGACAATTGCCATGTGTGCGCCATTACCGGAGGTTACAACCGCTGCATCGCCTTTGACCACATCCTCGAGTCTATTAAGGTCTCTTGCTCCAACTCCATCTATGGGTGCACCGTCAAGACACACTACTATCAGCAAGAGGAGCACGAGAAATCGTGTCCACATGCTCCGTGCTTCTGCCCCGAACCCGGTTGCGGCTTCGCAGGCTCAACCACTCAACTCCAGCGCCATCTCACTGCCGATCACATGTTGTCCGCAACTGCGTTCGCGTATGGATATTCTTTCACCCTTCATATGCAGGAAGGAATGCGTGTTCTTCATAGGAAAGAAGAAGGTGGCCCCCTTTTCCTAGCAAAGTTCACGTTGGTGCCGCCTTTCGGCAATGCTGTCTCCATCTTGTGCATTGATCCTCATGATGTGACGGAGAATCATAGGTTCGAGTGCGATGTTGATTTCTATAGCCGCACCATGGGATGGCACCAACATTCAAATTTCCAGATCATAAGCACAAATCTCTCCAACGGGTTCCCAGGGGAGGAGGCCAGCTATACATTTGTTGTGCCAAATATTTCTTCCGACCCGCacaccaccaccacccgcctccTCATTCGCCCCCCAAAGATAGCCTGTCCCTAA